From a region of the Sesamum indicum cultivar Zhongzhi No. 13 linkage group LG3, S_indicum_v1.0, whole genome shotgun sequence genome:
- the LOC105158724 gene encoding beta-glucuronosyltransferase GlcAT14A (The sequence of the model RefSeq protein was modified relative to this genomic sequence to represent the inferred CDS: added 89 bases not found in genome assembly), whose protein sequence is MHHHQPPSANSTVAPAHIIRLADNMNILCSTLFSLLLVLSLTTAPTRPPPPSRPHPALFPRHQRILFHDNENAQINPPDPLTPPRPPSLAYLISGSVNDSGRILRLLYSVYHPRNQYLLHLDRSAGQTERDTLAVTVQSVALFRAAQNVHVVGKADYVFSSGPSALSSTLHGASLLLRISSNWDWFINLSAADYPLITQDDLLHIFSYLPRDLNFVNHTSYIGWRESKKLKPIIVDPALFLAENSEMFFATQERPLPDAYRLFTGSSTPVLSRKFVEFCILGTDNLPRTLLMYLSNTPASTSVYFPTVLCNSPRFNRTTINHSFCYASLDARRRPSFLNSSNFDELIQSGAAFASPFQVNDPVLDHIDQEVLQRSPGKPVPSGWCLGDSGEDECSVWGDADVLKPGPGAKRLERRLIELLSKGRTQCIDE, encoded by the exons CACCCTATTCTCTCTCCTGCTTGTTCTTTCCCTCACCACCGCTCCCACTCGACCACCACCGCCGTCAAGACCCCATCCCGCACTCTTCCCCCGCCACCAGCGTATCCTTTTCCACGACAACGAAAATGCCCAAATCAACCCACCAGACCCGCTGACGCCTCCTCGCCCGCCCTCCTTAGCCTACCTCATTTCGGGATCCGTCAATGATTCGGGTCGGATCCTTCGGCTTCTCTACTCGGTCTACCACCCGAGAAACCAGTACTTGCTCCACCTTGACCGCTCTGCTGGACAGACTGAGCGTGATACATTGGCTGTAACTGTACAATCGGTGGCGCTCTTCAGGGCTGCACAGAATGTTCATGTTGTCGGCAAGGCGGATTATGTGTTCTCCAGTGGGCCATCTGCTCTTTCATCCACACTTCACGGCGCGTCTTTGTTGCTCCGTATCTCGTCTAATTGGGATTGGTTCATAAATCTTTCTGCTGCTGATTACCCGCTTATCACTCAAGATG ATCTTTTGCACATTTTTTCGTATCTGCCTAGAGATCTTAATTTTGTGAATCACACAAGCTATATTGGTTGGAGAGA ATCAAAGAAATTGAAGCCAATAATAGTTGATCCAGCGCTCTTTCTTGCAGAAAACAGCGAGATGTTTTTTGCCACTCAAGAGAGACCACTCCCAGACGCATATCGTTTGTTCACAG GTTCATCAACGCCTGTTTTGAGTCGCAAGTTTGTCGAGTTTTGCATCTTGGGTACGGACAACCTACCAAGAACTCTTCTAATGTACCTTTCCAACACTCCAGCATCAACTTCCGTTTACTTCCCGACCGTTCTGTGCAATTCCCCTCGATTCAACCGAACTACAATCAACCACAGCTTTTGTTATGCTTCTCTAGATGCCAGACGGCGTCCGTCCTTTCTGAATTCCAGCAACTTTGATGAACTGATCCAGAGCGGAGCGGCCTTTGCTTCACCATTTCAGGTAAACGATCCGGTTCTTGATCACATTGACCAAGAAGTCCTCCAGCGAAGTCCTGGCAAACCGGTGCCCTCTGGGTGGTGCTTAGGTGATTCTGGTGAAGATGAATGCTCCGTTTGGGGGGATGCTGACGTTCTGAAACCAGGTCCGGGAGCTAAACGCCTCGAACGACGTCTCATTGAACTTCTGTCAAAAGGAAGGACTCAGTGTATAGATGAATGA
- the LOC105158631 gene encoding GATA transcription factor 1-like, protein MEILDTAAEACFMVDDDLLDFTLEEGEGEEEEEPTISKRASASSSSLESSNPAATAFRLDARSSSFSEFVEEELEWLSNKDAFPAVETCFGILSDNPELILNQHSPVSVLEKSSSSSNSNTNSNGSAVASCCDSFKVPTNYPVRARSKRRRRRRAGFGDLVSQHCLWSNKVSVKNKQEPSFALPPLPMLANGGAGLGRRCLHCQADKTPQWRAGPMGPKTLCNACGVRYKSGRLLPEYRPASSPTFSSTLHSNSHRKVIEMRKQKQIPMGDGITVNVACKYRVG, encoded by the exons ATGGAGATTTTGGACACGGCGGCGGAAGCGTGTTTCATGGTTGACGACGACCTCCTCGACTTTACTCTTGAAGAAGGTGAAGGTGAGGAAGAAGAGGAGCCCACCATTTCCAAGAGAGCCTCcgcttcttcttcctccttggAATCATCCAACCCGGCGGCGACGGCGTTTCGCCTCGATGCCCGGAGCAGTtcattttct GAGTTTGTGGAGGAGGAGCTCGAATGGCTGTCGAACAAGGACGCGTTCCCGGCTGTAGAGACTTGCTTTGGCATTTTATCAGACAATCCTGAACTTATCTTGAACCAGCACAGCCCGGTGTCCGTGCTTGAGAAAAGCAGTagcagcagcaacagcaaTACAAATAGCAACGGCAGTGCCGTTGCGAGCTGCTGCGACAGCTTCAAAGTCCCGACGAACTATCCGGTTCGTGCCAGGagcaagagaagaagaagaagaagggccGGGTTTGGTGACTTGGTGAGCCAGCATTGCTTGTGGTCCAACAAAGTCAGTGTTAAGAACAAACAAGAACCATCGTTTGCATTGCCACCTTTGCCAATGTTAGCAAACGGTGGAGCTGGTTTGGGGAGAAGGTGCTTGCACTGCCAAGCCGACAAGACCCCACAGTGGCGGGCAGGGCCTATGGGACCAAAAACACTCTGCAATGCTTGTGGGGTGAGGTACAAGTCAGGCCGGCTTCTGCCAGAGTATCGGCCTGCAAGTAGCCCAACATTCTCAAGCACGTTGCACTCGAATTCTCATAGAAAGGTGATCGAGATGAGAAAGCAGAAGCAGATACCGATGGGAGATGGAATCACGGTGAATGTGGCTTGTAAATATAGGGTAGGATAG